One genomic segment of Novisyntrophococcus fermenticellae includes these proteins:
- a CDS encoding methylglyoxal synthase, with amino-acid sequence MNIGLIAHDTKKTLLQNLCIAYRPILLKHELHATGTSGRLVQEAANLPVHKFLPGHLGGEEQLASMVEQGSIDLLICLHDPMSPKSYEPDVHELINLCDLHCIPLATNLASAEMLIKSLERGELDWREIYR; translated from the coding sequence ATGAATATAGGTTTAATCGCACATGATACAAAGAAAACTTTACTTCAAAATCTCTGTATTGCCTATCGCCCGATACTTTTAAAGCATGAACTCCATGCGACCGGTACATCGGGAAGGTTGGTGCAGGAAGCAGCTAATCTACCAGTACACAAGTTCTTGCCCGGACATTTGGGCGGGGAAGAGCAGCTGGCCTCCATGGTTGAACAGGGCAGCATTGATCTTTTAATTTGTCTTCATGATCCAATGTCTCCCAAGAGTTATGAACCTGATGTACATGAATTAATCAATCTCTGCGATCTTCACTGTATTCCGCTTGCAACGAACCTGGCTTCTGCAGAGATGTTAATTAAGTCTTTGGAAAGAGGAGAGTTAGACTGGCGTGAAATCTATCGATAG
- a CDS encoding FtsW/RodA/SpoVE family cell cycle protein yields MLKRYKIKNYNFRLIIILIAISSIGVLLVGSANQALQRKQLIGVIAGLILMVIVSLMDYSWLLNFYWLIYAVDLILLILVLILGSSKKGASRWIEIGSFQFQPTEICKILLIMFFAMFLMKHEDDLNTFQTIAKALILIVIPLLLVSRQPDLKNTITIAAVFCILIYVAGLSYKIIGGTIMVIIPLIVALLLLITQTDLPIINSYQKDRIMAKLFSEDDEYSDDRIQQDNSITAIGSGQLTGKGLNNNEVYSANKGNFVAESQNDFIFAVAGEELGFIGSCSILLLLFGIIFECIRTGKKAKDLSGTLICSGVAANVGIQSFINIAVAMGLIPNTGTPLPFVSYGLTSLWSLYIGMGLVLNIGLQNRKYPGGDLRNEYRFNRT; encoded by the coding sequence ATGTTAAAACGCTATAAAATAAAAAACTATAATTTCAGACTGATTATTATACTGATTGCAATTTCCAGTATTGGTGTATTACTGGTTGGATCCGCCAATCAGGCCCTCCAGAGAAAGCAGCTTATCGGTGTGATAGCCGGTCTGATACTGATGGTGATCGTTTCCCTGATGGATTACAGTTGGCTGTTGAATTTTTACTGGCTGATTTATGCTGTGGATTTGATACTGCTGATTCTCGTTCTGATTCTGGGAAGCTCAAAAAAAGGGGCATCCAGGTGGATTGAGATAGGCAGCTTTCAATTTCAGCCAACAGAAATCTGTAAGATTTTACTGATCATGTTTTTTGCCATGTTTCTGATGAAGCATGAAGATGATTTAAATACGTTCCAGACAATTGCCAAAGCGCTGATTCTCATTGTGATTCCCCTGCTATTGGTTTCCAGGCAGCCGGATTTAAAGAATACAATTACGATTGCTGCAGTTTTCTGCATCCTGATTTATGTTGCAGGATTGAGTTATAAGATCATTGGTGGTACTATCATGGTTATCATACCACTAATTGTAGCATTGCTACTTTTGATTACACAGACGGATCTTCCGATTATCAATTCTTATCAAAAGGACCGTATTATGGCCAAACTATTTTCGGAAGATGATGAGTACAGTGACGATCGAATCCAACAGGATAATTCCATCACTGCAATCGGATCCGGCCAGCTAACCGGAAAAGGGCTCAATAACAATGAAGTATATTCTGCTAACAAAGGGAATTTCGTAGCAGAGAGCCAGAACGATTTTATATTTGCAGTCGCCGGAGAAGAATTGGGCTTCATCGGCTCCTGTTCGATACTATTACTTTTGTTTGGAATTATCTTCGAATGTATCCGTACAGGAAAGAAAGCAAAGGACCTCTCAGGCACCTTGATCTGCAGCGGAGTAGCAGCCAACGTAGGAATACAAAGCTTTATTAATATAGCTGTAGCCATGGGACTGATCCCCAATACAGGAACACCTTTGCCCTTTGTAAGTTATGGCCTTACATCTCTCTGGAGCCTTTATATTGGCATGGGACTGGTACTGAATATAGGACTTCAAAACAGAAAATACCCAGGAGGAGACTTACGAAATGAATATAGGTTTAATCGCACATGA
- a CDS encoding cell division topological specificity factor MinE, whose amino-acid sequence MRIFPWKKQASKTIAKERLSNLLLAERMDCSPRMMLMMKNDITQTINRYIPVREDDITCQIQHTPAVLVIHIPIKRTEDKHVKTL is encoded by the coding sequence ATGCGTATATTCCCTTGGAAAAAACAAGCCTCCAAGACGATTGCCAAAGAGCGTCTTTCTAATCTGCTTCTGGCTGAGAGGATGGATTGTTCACCACGCATGATGCTAATGATGAAAAATGATATAACACAGACGATTAATCGGTACATACCGGTGAGGGAAGATGATATTACCTGTCAGATTCAGCATACACCGGCGGTTTTAGTCATCCATATACCAATTAAACGAACAGAGGATAAGCATGTTAAAACGCTATAA
- the minD gene encoding septum site-determining protein MinD yields MSEVIVVTSGKGGVGKTTTAANIGIGLAQMGKKVVMVDTDIGLRNLDVVLGLENRIVYNLVDVIEGNCRMKQALIKDKRYPDLFLLPSAQTRDKTSVSPEQMVKLCEQLREEFDFILLDCPAGIEQGFQNAIAGAEKAIVVTTPEVSAIRDADRIIGLLEAHELRDIGLVINRLRPDMVRRGEMMSVEDVVDILAVSLLGVIPDDEQVVVATNQGDAVSGSNSDSGRAFVNISRRLTGEEVPFPDFNAKKGLFGRLFRH; encoded by the coding sequence ATGAGTGAAGTAATTGTAGTTACATCAGGAAAAGGCGGTGTCGGTAAGACCACTACTGCCGCCAATATTGGTATTGGGCTGGCCCAGATGGGCAAAAAGGTGGTCATGGTGGATACCGATATCGGACTTAGGAATCTGGATGTGGTGCTGGGGCTGGAAAACCGGATTGTTTATAATCTGGTGGATGTGATAGAAGGCAACTGCCGAATGAAGCAGGCACTGATCAAGGATAAGCGTTATCCTGATTTGTTTCTCCTTCCATCAGCCCAAACCAGAGACAAAACATCTGTTTCTCCGGAGCAGATGGTCAAACTATGTGAACAGCTTCGGGAAGAATTCGATTTTATTCTTCTGGATTGCCCTGCAGGCATTGAGCAGGGATTTCAAAATGCCATCGCAGGTGCAGAAAAAGCAATTGTTGTGACTACCCCTGAAGTATCGGCGATTCGGGATGCAGACCGTATCATAGGACTTCTGGAGGCCCATGAGCTGCGGGATATCGGTCTGGTCATTAACCGTCTGCGACCGGATATGGTTCGCAGAGGTGAGATGATGTCTGTCGAAGACGTTGTGGATATTCTTGCCGTATCCCTTTTAGGTGTAATACCTGATGACGAACAGGTAGTAGTGGCTACGAACCAGGGGGATGCTGTAAGTGGAAGCAATTCTGATTCTGGACGAGCCTTCGTCAATATCAGCCGCCGTCTGACGGGAGAAGAAGTTCCTTTCCCCGATTTTAATGCAAAAAAAGGGCTATTCGGACGCCTTTTCAGGCATTAG
- a CDS encoding penicillin-binding transpeptidase domain-containing protein: MVKKIKNWIKKMGEKRTGILLCFFILITGVLIYRLFSLQIIHGEEYADDFNLKITKTRALKSTRGNIYDRNGNLLAYNQLSNSVTLEDNGTYNNRREKNLALNSEIYYLVKLIQENGDSLNSDFHIKVDENGNFIYDLQEGSTTLNRFRADVYGKKHIDDLTEQQKQASPDDLMNFLMDGANTSGFGLFHSKTPYKKEELASAGLPDELTKQEQLQIVIVRYQLRLTEFMKYMPVTVATSVSDATVAAVKENLSSLQGVDIQEDSKRVYVDAEYFASILGYTGKPSAEELEELQDESTTYNSSSIIGKSGIEKYMETSLQGKDGFEKVTVDSVGKVLQVDENTRQNPIQGDDVYLSIDKDLQEAFYRILEQRIAGVLVMNLQNIKSIDKATIEDNSSFPIPIYDVYTALIDNSVINIDHFSQEGATELEKSVLAKFQQKQADIFERIQLELTGAVPKSYNDLSAEMQEYMTYIVDDMLMANTDILDSDQIEKSDTVYQKWKAGTISLQEYLTYAASQNWIDITQISDEKTYLNSTEVYQALADYISKTLSADTKFSRLLYHYMLMDDLISGYDICQLLYDQNILTKDDQEYQEFITGRLTPFDLLSSKIKNLEITPAQLALDPCSGSVVVTEPNTGKLLACVSYPGYDNNRLANQMDTEYFKKLNNDLSSPFYNKATQQRTAPGSTFKLVTTAAGLTEGVIDSRTVINCTGRFGEGLVDPTDYLNCVVRTGHGPLDVVNAIKNSCNVFFCTTAYKLGLDENQHFSQNLALSKIQQYANMFELGEKTGIEITESKSQVSTSLPIPSAIGQGTHSYTTVALARYVTTLANEGTNYSLSLLDKVTDSSGNMVEEFAPKADSSLDLSDSTWNIIHTGMSKVIDNIDELNELPIDIWGKTGTAQESDLRPNHGLFIGFAHGESQEDISMAIRIPYGYSSTNAAMVAKDILKYYYNLEDRDALLSGTAEQEGASNVHND; this comes from the coding sequence TTGGTTAAAAAGATAAAAAACTGGATTAAAAAGATGGGGGAAAAGCGGACTGGGATCTTGCTTTGCTTCTTTATTCTGATAACAGGCGTATTAATCTACCGGTTATTTTCTCTCCAAATCATTCATGGGGAAGAATATGCGGATGATTTTAACTTGAAAATCACAAAAACCAGAGCTCTCAAGAGTACACGTGGGAATATTTATGACCGTAATGGGAATCTGCTGGCCTATAATCAATTGTCAAATTCTGTTACACTTGAGGACAATGGAACCTATAATAACCGGCGTGAAAAAAATCTTGCATTGAATAGTGAAATCTATTATCTGGTAAAGCTCATCCAGGAAAATGGCGACAGTCTGAATTCGGATTTTCATATTAAGGTGGATGAAAATGGCAACTTTATATATGATCTGCAGGAAGGAAGCACCACCTTGAACCGTTTCCGGGCGGATGTCTACGGAAAGAAACATATTGACGATCTTACGGAACAGCAAAAGCAGGCTTCGCCTGATGACCTTATGAATTTCCTGATGGATGGAGCAAATACAAGTGGTTTCGGATTGTTTCATTCAAAAACTCCATATAAAAAAGAGGAACTGGCAAGTGCCGGACTTCCTGATGAACTGACAAAGCAGGAACAGCTTCAGATTGTTATCGTCCGTTATCAGCTCAGACTTACGGAATTCATGAAATATATGCCGGTCACTGTGGCTACCAGTGTCAGCGATGCAACGGTAGCTGCGGTAAAAGAAAACTTAAGCAGCCTGCAGGGTGTGGATATTCAGGAAGATTCTAAGCGTGTGTATGTTGATGCCGAATATTTTGCTTCTATCCTGGGCTATACCGGCAAGCCTTCTGCGGAAGAGCTGGAAGAGCTGCAGGATGAAAGCACCACATATAACAGCAGTTCCATCATCGGAAAATCCGGGATTGAGAAATATATGGAAACCTCCCTTCAGGGGAAAGATGGCTTTGAAAAGGTAACTGTGGACAGTGTGGGGAAGGTACTTCAGGTTGACGAAAACACCAGACAGAATCCAATTCAGGGAGACGATGTATATCTGTCCATAGATAAAGATCTGCAGGAGGCATTTTACAGGATTCTGGAGCAGCGTATTGCAGGTGTACTGGTTATGAACCTGCAGAATATTAAATCTATTGATAAGGCCACCATTGAAGACAACAGTTCATTTCCAATCCCGATTTATGATGTTTATACGGCATTGATCGACAACAGCGTAATTAATATCGACCATTTCAGCCAGGAGGGCGCTACGGAGCTCGAGAAGTCGGTACTTGCGAAATTTCAGCAAAAGCAGGCGGATATTTTCGAAAGAATCCAATTGGAATTGACCGGAGCCGTCCCAAAGAGTTATAATGATTTAAGTGCTGAGATGCAGGAGTATATGACTTACATCGTAGATGATATGCTGATGGCAAATACTGATATTCTGGATTCGGATCAGATTGAAAAATCAGATACGGTATATCAAAAGTGGAAAGCCGGTACAATCAGTCTTCAGGAATATCTTACTTATGCTGCCAGCCAGAATTGGATTGACATCACCCAGATATCTGATGAAAAAACCTATTTAAATTCCACGGAAGTCTATCAGGCATTGGCTGATTATATTTCCAAAACGCTGTCAGCGGACACAAAATTCAGCAGGCTTTTGTATCATTATATGTTAATGGATGATCTGATATCAGGGTACGACATCTGTCAGCTTTTATATGATCAGAACATCCTGACAAAAGATGATCAGGAATACCAGGAATTTATTACCGGAAGGCTTACACCTTTTGATTTATTATCCAGTAAGATTAAAAATCTGGAGATTACTCCGGCACAGCTCGCGCTTGATCCCTGCTCCGGTTCTGTGGTAGTCACTGAGCCAAATACCGGGAAACTGCTTGCCTGTGTATCCTATCCGGGTTATGATAATAACAGGCTGGCAAATCAGATGGATACAGAATATTTTAAAAAGCTTAACAACGACCTGTCCTCGCCCTTTTATAATAAGGCTACACAACAGAGGACGGCTCCGGGTTCTACCTTTAAGCTTGTGACAACAGCTGCGGGACTGACAGAAGGGGTGATAGACAGCCGTACGGTTATAAACTGTACCGGAAGGTTCGGTGAGGGACTGGTAGATCCCACCGATTATCTGAATTGTGTGGTCAGGACCGGACATGGTCCGCTTGACGTAGTAAATGCGATAAAGAACTCCTGTAATGTATTCTTCTGTACCACAGCCTACAAGCTGGGATTGGATGAAAACCAACACTTTTCACAGAATCTGGCCCTTAGTAAAATTCAACAATATGCGAATATGTTCGAATTAGGCGAAAAAACCGGAATTGAGATAACTGAGAGCAAATCCCAGGTGTCAACTTCGCTGCCAATCCCCTCCGCTATCGGACAGGGTACACATAGCTATACAACTGTAGCATTGGCACGTTACGTAACTACCCTTGCCAATGAAGGGACAAATTACAGTCTGTCTCTTTTGGACAAGGTCACGGACTCCTCCGGTAATATGGTGGAAGAGTTTGCACCTAAAGCTGACAGCAGTCTGGATTTGTCTGATAGTACCTGGAATATCATCCATACAGGTATGAGTAAGGTAATTGACAACATAGATGAATTAAATGAGCTTCCGATTGATATATGGGGCAAAACCGGTACAGCTCAGGAATCAGATTTGCGTCCGAATCACGGATTATTTATAGGGTTTGCTCATGGGGAAAGTCAGGAGGATATTTCCATGGCAATCCGTATTCCATATGGTTATTCTTCTACCAACGCAGCTATGGTAGCTAAGGATATATTAAAATATTACTATAATCTGGAAGATAGAGATGCACTTTTAAGCGGCACTGCCGAACAGGAAGGTGCTTCTAACGTACACAATGATTAA
- the mreD gene encoding rod shape-determining protein MreD → MRRKLIIALLIILTFIIQTTIFKTLTVASVAPNLLLILTVTFGFMRGKKSGIWIGFFCGLCIDLLYSGTVGMNALIYMYIGYLNGFLYKVFYDEDIKVPVILIGLSDFVYCVITYILQFLMRVRLDFMGYFQHIIIPEMVYTIVISIIIYRPLYKLNKKLVENEMEGQELPWLKR, encoded by the coding sequence ATGCGCAGAAAATTAATTATTGCTCTCCTAATCATCCTTACATTCATCATACAGACAACGATTTTCAAAACACTGACCGTTGCTTCTGTGGCTCCGAATCTTCTTCTCATACTGACTGTTACATTCGGGTTTATGAGAGGGAAGAAAAGTGGAATCTGGATTGGCTTTTTCTGCGGCTTATGTATTGATTTACTCTACAGTGGAACAGTTGGGATGAACGCCTTGATTTATATGTATATTGGCTATCTGAATGGTTTCTTGTATAAGGTGTTTTATGATGAAGATATCAAAGTTCCGGTGATTTTGATTGGACTCAGTGATTTTGTATACTGTGTTATCACATATATATTGCAGTTTTTGATGCGGGTGAGACTGGATTTCATGGGTTATTTTCAGCACATTATCATCCCTGAGATGGTGTACACCATTGTGATATCTATTATTATCTACCGGCCTCTTTACAAACTGAATAAGAAACTTGTGGAGAACGAAATGGAAGGACAGGAGTTACCTTGGTTAAAAAGATAA
- the mreC gene encoding rod shape-determining protein MreC — protein MKKKNKFQLNSKHLLIILTFVCISAAALTFTDVVSVGPVRNAVGFCIVPFQNGINEVGKWLTQKGQRFRNAENLSKENKELKNKIDDLTEQNNLLVQSQKELSDLQQLYQLDKDYSEYEKVAAEVIARNPGNWFHSFTINRGSNHGIEKDMNVIAGGGLVGLVTEVGPDWATVRSIIDDSSNVSAMTVSTSDTCIISGDLRLIEEGKLAFSQMNAASAVTVGEKLVTSEISDKYLKGILIGYVSEVTEDPNHLTNTGYLIPVVDFEHISEVLVIRQLKQTGGN, from the coding sequence ATGAAGAAAAAAAATAAATTTCAGCTGAACAGTAAACATTTACTGATTATTCTAACCTTTGTCTGCATCAGTGCCGCTGCACTGACTTTCACCGATGTTGTATCAGTAGGACCGGTCAGGAACGCAGTGGGTTTTTGCATAGTTCCATTTCAGAATGGTATTAATGAGGTTGGCAAATGGCTGACCCAGAAAGGACAGCGATTCCGAAATGCTGAGAACCTGTCCAAAGAAAATAAAGAACTGAAGAACAAGATTGATGATTTAACCGAACAGAATAATCTCCTTGTTCAAAGTCAGAAGGAACTAAGCGATTTACAGCAGTTATACCAGCTTGATAAAGATTACTCTGAGTATGAAAAAGTGGCTGCGGAGGTAATCGCCCGTAACCCGGGCAATTGGTTCCACTCATTTACAATTAACCGTGGTTCCAATCATGGAATAGAAAAAGATATGAATGTAATAGCCGGAGGGGGACTTGTCGGGCTTGTGACTGAAGTGGGTCCTGACTGGGCTACCGTTCGCTCTATTATTGATGATTCCAGCAATGTGAGTGCGATGACTGTATCTACCAGTGATACCTGTATTATATCCGGAGATCTGAGGTTAATAGAAGAAGGCAAGCTCGCCTTTAGCCAGATGAATGCGGCCAGTGCGGTGACTGTCGGAGAAAAACTTGTGACTTCAGAAATCAGTGATAAGTATCTGAAAGGAATCCTCATTGGTTATGTCAGTGAGGTTACAGAAGATCCCAATCATCTTACAAATACCGGTTACCTGATACCGGTTGTGGATTTTGAACATATCAGTGAGGTTCTGGTTATCAGACAGTTGAAGCAGACAGGAGGCAATTAA
- a CDS encoding rod shape-determining protein, translating into MMLHNSFGVDLGSSVIKIYDHRKDTIIKEKNMIAIRRNGQILGIGNDAYEMFEKTPVDVKVQEPISNGKIGDVFQVEAILHTILNRSGLSVGRRPVLYFAVPTGLTKIEKRAYYTVARRGKLRKCKIFLVDRPVLDAIALGIPLNRTRGSMIINMGSQSTEVSVIADGRVIISTLIPIGGGQFNDAIRSNIRKKNNLLVGIRTARRLKLALADMDPQKKEGRKVMGMDCVNGIPRDGIVTSSTVNTAIMERTKQMAAEIRKVIQRIPPQIRANIKKEGIYLTGGSTRIPHMDKFLSKELDYSVQLSLYYDLCTVCGLKELITHPALHHFAYPVTKQ; encoded by the coding sequence ATGATGCTTCATAACAGTTTTGGTGTAGATCTGGGCAGCAGTGTCATAAAGATTTACGATCACCGGAAAGACACAATTATAAAAGAAAAGAATATGATTGCCATACGAAGGAACGGGCAGATACTGGGCATAGGTAATGATGCCTATGAAATGTTTGAAAAAACACCTGTGGATGTAAAGGTGCAGGAGCCTATCAGCAACGGCAAAATTGGGGATGTTTTTCAGGTAGAAGCAATCCTGCATACAATTTTGAACCGCAGCGGTTTGTCGGTAGGCAGACGTCCGGTACTTTATTTTGCTGTACCAACAGGATTGACAAAGATTGAAAAGCGTGCTTACTATACCGTGGCACGCCGTGGCAAACTACGCAAGTGTAAAATCTTTCTGGTAGACAGGCCTGTTCTGGATGCAATTGCTTTGGGCATTCCACTTAACCGTACAAGGGGCTCTATGATTATCAACATGGGATCCCAGAGCACGGAGGTATCGGTAATTGCTGACGGCAGAGTGATTATCAGCACATTGATTCCAATCGGGGGAGGCCAGTTCAACGATGCCATCCGCAGTAATATACGAAAAAAAAATAACCTGCTGGTGGGAATACGTACGGCAAGACGTTTGAAACTCGCCCTGGCCGACATGGATCCCCAGAAAAAAGAAGGGCGTAAGGTTATGGGGATGGACTGTGTCAATGGAATTCCAAGAGACGGAATCGTCACTTCATCCACAGTAAATACTGCAATCATGGAGAGGACAAAGCAGATGGCTGCAGAGATACGCAAAGTAATCCAGAGAATTCCACCCCAGATTCGTGCGAATATAAAAAAAGAGGGCATATATCTCACAGGAGGCAGTACCAGAATTCCTCATATGGATAAGTTTTTGAGTAAAGAATTGGATTATTCTGTTCAGTTGTCTCTCTACTATGACCTGTGTACAGTCTGTGGACTAAAGGAACTGATTACACATCCCGCTCTGCATCACTTTGCATATCCTGTGACGAAACAATAG
- the radC gene encoding RadC family protein: MITKARMKELPKDERPYEKCLRYGPWKLSDAELLAVILRSGTAGNSCVDLACEVLKASRLEEGLLGIHHLSLQELQAIKGVGQVKAVQIKCIGELSKRISSAGSRCRLDFSNPETIADYYMELLRHEEQEKIICMMLNTKNHLLGDTVLTTGTVNSSLLSPRELFLEALRFHAVHIILIHNHPSGDASPSEEDLQITRRIQKAGEILGITLLDHIIIGDHVFTSLLG; encoded by the coding sequence ATGATTACAAAAGCACGGATGAAAGAACTGCCAAAAGACGAACGGCCTTATGAAAAGTGCCTGAGATACGGCCCCTGGAAGCTGTCGGATGCGGAACTTCTTGCTGTCATTCTGCGCAGCGGCACAGCCGGAAATTCCTGCGTAGATCTGGCCTGTGAGGTTTTGAAAGCATCCAGGCTGGAAGAGGGGCTTCTTGGCATTCACCACCTAAGTCTGCAGGAACTCCAGGCTATAAAAGGAGTCGGCCAGGTAAAAGCAGTACAGATTAAGTGCATTGGAGAATTATCTAAGCGAATCTCCAGTGCGGGATCCAGATGCAGGCTTGATTTCAGCAATCCGGAGACTATAGCCGACTATTATATGGAACTTCTGCGCCATGAGGAGCAGGAGAAGATAATCTGCATGATGCTGAACACCAAAAATCATCTGTTGGGTGATACCGTACTTACTACAGGCACGGTTAACAGCTCCCTGTTGTCTCCCAGGGAACTTTTTCTTGAAGCTTTGAGATTCCATGCAGTCCATATTATATTGATTCACAACCATCCCAGCGGCGATGCTTCACCCAGTGAGGAAGATCTTCAGATAACCCGGCGAATTCAAAAAGCGGGGGAGATACTTGGAATTACACTCCTTGATCACATCATCATAGGGGACCATGTCTTTACCAGTCTCCTGGGATAA
- a CDS encoding NAD(P)/FAD-dependent oxidoreductase has translation MIRITQLKLPVEHTALQLKEKIAKELRIPVEQVQSYEIVKRSVDARKLPITFVYQIDVKTSQEYKILSKGRHNNIMSSKPISYTYPEPGNCLLKVPPVIVGSGPAGLFCAYVLARQGYHPLILERGDEALTRKEKVDFFWKSGVLDPNSNVQFGEGGAGTFSDGKLNTLVKDPHGRNKEVLRIFVEAGAPASILYEQKPHLGTDLLIKILQNLRGRIEDMGGEFRFRSQMTNIRIEAGEVKALEINKKEWIPVQTLILAIGHSARDTFFMLNEKALIMEPKSFAVGVRIEHPQKMITKAQYGENPPGILGAANYKLTHKLSNGRGVYSFCMCPGGYVVNASSEKGRLAVNGMSYRNRSGENANSALIVTVTPEDYREYHQDGTSHILDGIAFQRRLEELAWQSCQGKIPLQLYNDFAKDQKSISLGDVHPCIKGEYELSNVRRILPPIIGDSLCEGIRAFGKKIPGFDRPDALISGVESRTSSPVRIVRDEEKESSVRGIYPCGEGTGYAGGITSAAMDGLVIAEAVCKKYMNC, from the coding sequence ATGATACGTATCACCCAGCTGAAATTGCCGGTGGAGCATACAGCTTTACAACTAAAAGAAAAAATTGCAAAAGAGCTTCGTATTCCGGTGGAACAGGTGCAATCTTATGAAATTGTGAAACGCTCGGTGGATGCCAGAAAGCTCCCCATTACATTCGTATATCAGATAGATGTAAAAACATCACAGGAATATAAAATATTGAGCAAAGGTAGACATAATAATATTATGTCAAGCAAACCAATCTCCTATACCTATCCAGAACCGGGAAATTGTCTGCTGAAAGTACCGCCTGTTATCGTAGGGAGTGGTCCCGCCGGACTCTTTTGTGCCTATGTTCTTGCAAGACAAGGCTATCATCCTCTGATCCTCGAGAGGGGAGATGAGGCGTTGACCCGTAAAGAAAAAGTGGATTTTTTCTGGAAATCTGGTGTGTTGGATCCCAATTCCAATGTTCAGTTTGGCGAAGGCGGAGCAGGAACCTTTTCTGACGGCAAGTTAAATACACTTGTAAAGGATCCGCATGGAAGGAACAAAGAAGTTTTGCGCATCTTTGTAGAAGCAGGTGCACCAGCTTCTATTCTATACGAACAAAAGCCCCATTTGGGTACGGACCTGCTGATTAAAATTTTACAAAATCTCCGCGGCCGCATAGAAGATATGGGAGGTGAATTCCGTTTTCGCAGCCAGATGACGAATATCCGTATTGAAGCCGGAGAGGTGAAAGCTCTGGAAATTAATAAAAAGGAATGGATTCCGGTTCAGACGTTGATTCTGGCCATAGGGCACAGTGCCAGAGATACATTTTTCATGCTAAACGAAAAAGCGCTTATTATGGAACCCAAGTCATTTGCTGTGGGTGTCAGAATCGAGCATCCTCAGAAAATGATTACGAAAGCTCAGTATGGAGAAAATCCTCCGGGTATTTTGGGTGCCGCCAATTACAAACTCACACATAAACTGAGCAATGGCAGGGGTGTGTATTCTTTCTGCATGTGCCCGGGCGGTTACGTTGTCAATGCTTCTTCCGAAAAAGGACGCCTGGCTGTCAATGGAATGAGCTATCGGAACCGTTCCGGTGAAAATGCCAACAGTGCGCTGATTGTTACAGTAACGCCGGAAGATTATCGGGAATACCATCAGGATGGAACAAGTCATATACTGGACGGAATAGCTTTTCAACGCCGTCTTGAGGAGCTTGCATGGCAATCCTGCCAGGGAAAGATTCCACTTCAGCTCTATAATGACTTTGCAAAAGATCAAAAGAGCATCAGCCTGGGTGATGTACATCCCTGTATTAAGGGCGAATACGAGCTTTCTAATGTAAGAAGAATTCTCCCTCCGATCATTGGAGATTCCCTTTGTGAAGGAATCCGGGCTTTCGGCAAAAAAATTCCAGGCTTTGACCGTCCGGACGCACTGATTTCAGGAGTGGAAAGCCGTACATCATCTCCGGTAAGAATTGTAAGAGATGAAGAAAAAGAGTCTTCCGTCAGAGGAATTTATCCCTGTGGAGAAGGCACCGGATATGCGGGTGGAATTACATCAGCCGCTATGGACGGACTTGTGATTGCAGAAGCAGTCTGTAAAAAATATATGAATTGTTAA